The Chitinophaga sp. H8 genome contains a region encoding:
- a CDS encoding AAA domain-containing protein, which produces MDYFAKLLELLKIEREEDRKAYLQLTATSGVTARRANGLSWYPVAIRGTEMSRGDYLTVEVERTTHQDIVHQLRFGVSAVLFSNHDPKKDNLEGTVSYQSGNRLKITLRTDELPDWASDGKLGIDLLFDDNSYDEMQNALKQAATLREQTATGRIIKILTGESAPAFETPAYTIEHPRLNASQQQAVNKILSANELAIVHGPPGTGKTTTIVQAIKMLIKQDQQKILVVAPSNTAVDLLSEKLSDEGLNVLRVGNPAKVSERLMALTLDSRMTEHSSTKEIRKLRKQANEFRDMAHKYKRNFGKAEREQRKALFDAARNIIKDVEKTEQYIIDDLVAKAQVITATLVGANHYTVRNQQYHTVVIDEAGQALEPACWIPVLKAQKVVLAGDHCQLSPTIKSGEAAKQGLSTTLLEKCASLHPEAVVLLEEQYRMHEMIMGYSAGVFYENRLKAHATVAGHLLFDEDVPLAFVDTAGCGFDEVAEGTSTTNPEEAALLFKHLTQLVTELKIRYNAPDFPSIAVISPYKQQVELLKEQLMHSPVLQAYGDKIGVNTIDSFQGQERDIVYISMTRSNTESKIGFLSDIRRMNVAMTRARKKLVIVGDSATLSQFPFYADFITYAEQRNAYQSAWEFVDV; this is translated from the coding sequence GGAAGAAGACAGAAAAGCATACCTGCAATTAACGGCTACTTCCGGAGTGACAGCGCGGAGAGCAAACGGTCTTTCCTGGTATCCTGTTGCAATCAGAGGTACAGAAATGAGCCGGGGTGACTATCTGACTGTAGAAGTGGAACGTACCACCCATCAGGATATTGTACATCAGCTACGCTTCGGTGTGTCTGCTGTGCTTTTTTCCAACCATGATCCCAAAAAGGACAACCTGGAAGGTACAGTTTCTTATCAAAGCGGCAACCGCCTGAAAATCACATTACGTACGGATGAACTACCCGATTGGGCCAGTGATGGCAAATTGGGTATCGACCTGTTGTTTGATGACAACAGTTATGATGAGATGCAAAATGCATTAAAGCAGGCAGCCACCCTGCGGGAGCAAACTGCAACAGGACGGATCATAAAAATACTGACCGGGGAAAGTGCGCCCGCTTTTGAAACACCGGCTTATACCATTGAGCATCCCAGGCTAAATGCTTCACAGCAGCAGGCTGTGAATAAGATCTTGTCAGCTAATGAGCTGGCTATTGTACATGGCCCGCCAGGTACAGGCAAAACAACTACTATCGTACAGGCCATCAAAATGCTCATTAAACAGGACCAGCAAAAAATACTGGTGGTGGCGCCAAGCAATACAGCGGTAGACCTCCTGAGTGAAAAGCTGTCGGATGAAGGATTAAATGTATTACGCGTAGGCAATCCTGCCAAAGTATCAGAGCGGTTGATGGCTTTGACATTGGATAGCAGAATGACTGAACATAGCAGTACAAAGGAAATCAGGAAGCTGAGAAAGCAGGCCAACGAGTTCCGGGATATGGCGCATAAGTATAAGCGTAATTTTGGGAAGGCGGAGCGGGAACAACGTAAAGCGCTCTTTGACGCGGCTCGCAATATCATCAAAGATGTAGAAAAAACAGAACAGTATATCATTGACGACCTGGTAGCAAAGGCGCAGGTGATCACGGCTACATTGGTAGGGGCCAATCATTATACTGTCAGGAACCAGCAGTATCATACGGTGGTAATTGATGAAGCCGGACAGGCGCTGGAACCTGCCTGCTGGATACCGGTATTGAAAGCGCAAAAAGTAGTTTTGGCTGGAGATCATTGCCAGCTATCCCCAACCATAAAATCCGGTGAGGCGGCTAAACAGGGACTGAGCACTACCTTATTGGAAAAGTGTGCTTCCCTGCATCCGGAAGCGGTTGTTTTACTGGAAGAACAATATCGCATGCATGAAATGATCATGGGGTATTCCGCTGGCGTGTTTTATGAAAACAGGCTGAAGGCCCATGCTACAGTGGCAGGTCATTTATTGTTTGATGAAGACGTACCACTGGCATTTGTAGATACGGCGGGATGCGGCTTTGATGAGGTGGCAGAAGGTACCAGTACCACTAATCCGGAAGAGGCCGCATTATTATTCAAACACCTGACACAATTGGTGACGGAGCTGAAAATCCGCTACAACGCACCTGATTTTCCTTCTATAGCAGTCATCTCACCATATAAGCAGCAGGTAGAATTATTGAAAGAACAATTAATGCATTCCCCGGTTTTACAGGCTTACGGAGATAAGATAGGAGTAAATACCATAGACAGTTTTCAGGGCCAGGAGCGGGATATCGTTTATATCAGTATGACCAGAAGTAATACGGAGAGTAAGATAGGTTTCCTGTCAGATATCCGCCGGATGAACGTTGCGATGACACGTGCCAGGAAAAAGCTCGTGATTGTAGGGGATAGCGCTACCTTATCCCAGTTTCCCTTTTATGCAGATTTTATTACCTATGCAGAACAGCGGAACGCGTACCAAAGTGCCTGGGAATTTGTAGATGTATGA